CACTGACCCTTGAGGCCAGACAGGACGCCCTTAACCACATTCTTGATATTCAGAACGCCGTCAACCGTGTAGCCATTGATCGTGGTCGACCCACCATCAGCCTGATCAACCCCGAAGAAGAAACCCGGATCAGAGAACTGATCGCCGCCAAAACATGGCCGAACAAATGGCGGGGTGACGAGCCCAGAGCAGATGAAGCTATGGATTTGATACTGGCTGAAGGTGTGGTTCAGCCGTTGTTGGTTTGAAAGCAATCAAAGGACTAAATCAAATGAAAAAGACAGATCGGAAAGCCATAAAAAAGGAAATCGCACCTGCTGCCCTTTCTTCAGAAGAAGCTGCTCTTTATCTGGGCTTAAGCAAGTGCGATCTGGATCAGTCAAGAATCAGCGGAGACCTCTCAGGCCTGATACCTCCGAGATTTATTCGTATCGGTCGAAGAGTTCGATACCGGATGTCAGACCTGGAACAGTGGCTTAACAGTCATGATAACTTTACGACTTTGGCTGAAGAGTCTTCATCCTGAAAAGCCATCTGCTCCAGCTTGGCAACAGCATCAACTTTCAGTTGGTTTGAGGTGTGCAGGTATATCTGCGTGGTCTTGATGTCTGAGTGGCCCATAAGATCACGCAAGGTTTCCAGATCGACGCCCCGTTGTGCCAGACGGGTACCAAAAGTATGTCGAAGATCGTGAAAGCGGAAGTTTTCTAAATCAGCTGACTCCATCAGACTCTTCCAGGCATTCTTAATATTGTCAAACCGTTTGCCCGTATTCGGGTTAGCAAATACCAGATCGCCACGCTCCAGCTTGTTCTGCTCAACCCACTGCTTCAGTACAGAGTAAGCCTCTTTATTCAGGGGGATGTGTCTTGACTCACCTGATTTCGCACCGCCACCAGCAACAGTCAACACCCTGGCAGAAAAATCAACATCCCTGACCTTCAGGTTGAATACCTCACCACGGCGGATACCTGTATGCAGAGTCACAAGCGTCATCGGCTTCAGATAGTCAGCAAATTTCAGTTTTGTTAAATCAGGCTTTAGAGGCTTACGTCTCTGCAGCAACCATTTGTTGTACCGGGTTCGTTTTGCCCTTAGTTCCTGCTCCCTGTCTCCCAGTGCCTTTCTGAGTCGAATTTCTTCTTCAGCAGACAGGTAACGAACCTTTTTCTTTTTATCAACCTTATTACCTTTAACACCTTCAAGAGGATGTTTTGTCAGAAGTCCCGCTTTAACAGCTTTGGTAAGAACACCGCGTAATGATTCAAGTATTCGATTACAACCAGCGGCTTCTCCTTTATAAGCCTTTTTCCATTTCTCTATTTTCCACGCCGTGATTTCACTCATATCTTTTTCAAGATATTCAGAGAAGTGATTCTTTACGGTTGGAATAACATCATTGGCTGTTTTCTTACTGGTGACCTCCTTGTATTCACCATCAAGGAATATTTCCAATGTGGCATTTTTTGATCGAGCCACCTCGATCCGTGCGGCTTCCTTTTCTGCAATTGGGTCTTTCCCAAGCGCAACTTCACCTGCCATTGACTGTGCCACTTCTCTGGCCTGGACAACAGTCAGATCACCATAGCGACCAATAGATGCTTTTCTCTTTTGTCCGGTTGATTTAACCCGGTAGGAATAATAAAAGAACTTGCCACTCGCCCGCAGGCGTACATGAAACCCCCGAACATCCGTATCCCAAAGTTCATCGTCTTTCAGGTTCTTAACCACTGTTTCCGTAAGCTTTTTCTTTGCCATGACATCCCCCACCAGCCACTGCTTTCATCAGTATAACTTATCTTTTTTACGGGGGGACACTGGGGGGACACGAAAAACAAAATCAGTTACAAACCAATACCAACGTATCCGGATCAAATAACCCCTTTATTACCAGTATTTTCAGTGGTTTATATCCTGTTTTGTTGTGACTAGTGGTATTTAAAATACAAGATACCTTCCATTCGTAATGCGAAGGTTGGGGGTTCGATTCCTCTCGTCGGCACCATTACCCCGCCATTTTTTATCTGAAAAGATCCTCTTTCTTTCTGGACGACATAACCCTTCTTTAGCTCCTTAAAGCCTAATCTGAATAGGTTATGTATTGGCTGTTCTTATCCTGCATAGTTTAGAAGATTAATAGCTGATGTTACGCACCTTAAACGAAGGAATCAGGGCTACAGAGCAATGACCTCGTTCGGAAACCTTGATGATTCGTAGAGGGTGCGTAACTCCAGTTAATAGTTTAAAAAAATAACAAAAAGAGACCTGCAAACATGATCGGTATTGGACAGTTTTGCATTAACGTCAGTGACCTTGAACAGTCAGTGACGTTTTATACACAAGTGCTTGGACTCAAAGTGGAACACAGGATTGAATTACCGGGATTAACTGAAGCGGTACTGGTAGGCGACGACGGAGCAGCACGCATCCAACTGGCTCAACAGCTTGAGCAAGACGCGCCTATTGAGCACAGCAATGGCTTCTGGAAGCTCTACCTCAATACAGACGACTCTGACACTCCCCGCCCGTCGCTTCGCTTTGGGCGAGGGTTCTTGAATCGCTCCAAGAACCTTCCTGCTTCAACACGCCTTCCCTAGATTGCAGCTAGGCTGCAATCCCCGTTCCAGTCGCTCCACAGGCTAACCCCGCCAGTCCGGCGGTTTTTATATTCTGTGCTGCATTAATATCTCTATCGTGATGGGTTTTGCACTCGGGGCAATCCCATTCACGTATAGACAACGGCAGACTTTCATTAACGAATCCACAGCTTGAGCAACGCTTTGAGCTTGGAAAGAATCGGTCTATTTCAGAAACAGTACGATCAGCCCATTCGGCTTTGTACTGTAGCTGCCGGACAAACTCTCCCCAATTAGCATCAGCTATATGCTTTGCCAGCTTTGGATTTTTGATCATGTTCTTCACTGCGAGGTTTTCAACACAAACAACTTGGTTCTCGTTTATGAGTTTGCGGGATGCTTTATGGGTAGCATCCATCCGGCAATCGGCTATTTTCGCATGAAGACGAGCAACCTTGAGCTTTGCTTTTGCCCTGTTACTGCTGCCTTTCTGCTTTTTCGTCAGTTCACGCTGAAGGTAGGCGAGCTTTCGCTCGTAGCGTTTGGTATGCCTTGGATTACCGGATTTTTCACCATTGGAAGTGATGAACAGATCAATTAAACCTAAATCAATACCCACGGTATTCTTACTGATAGGCATTGGTTTAGCTTCAAACTCACACAGCATGGATACAAAGTACCGTCCGGCTCTGTCCTTGCTGATAGTGATACTGGAAGGCTCTGAAGGTAGTTCTCTACTCCAGCGGATATTAAGGGATTCTTTGCTCTTGGCAATGAATAGCTGTCCATCTTTTACGCTGAACGCAGCTTTGGTTAAGCGGATACTCTGCCTTGCGTTTCTTTTCTTGAACTTGGGGTATTTGGTTCTACCTGCCCAGAAATTCTTGAAGGCTTCCTGCTGATCTCTGAGAGTCTGTTGAAGTATCACACTGGAAACATCTTTCAGAAACGGAAATTCAGCCTTGAGCGACACAAGCCGCTTTTCAACTTGTGAGTGAGAGACACTGCTTCCGTCTTTGTAATATGCGTCAGTACGAAATCGGAGAGTATTGTTGTAGACGAATCGAGCGCAACCAAACGACTGAGCAAGTAGTTGTTCCTGCTCAGGTGTCGGATAGAATCGTTCTTTATAGGCTCGCTTCGTCTTCATGCGAAACATTTTACAGGAAGAATCAAATTTCGTAAAGTCGGATAATTTCAATCAGTCCTGCGGACTGACCACTTGTATCACCGCCCGATTGGGCGATGCTTTACGTGGAATTTGGTAAAGATCTGTATAAAAAAGCCATCGACAGCGGCATTGAGTCCGTGTCGGAACCCCAGGTACTCGAAGAGTGGAACGTCACCATTGCGTTCATCAAGGATCCTGACGGCTATGTCATTGAACTGATGGAAAAGCACCCTGTAGCAGCCTAAGTCTTGCCAGGAAATCAGTACCCGGCCGGATA
Above is a window of Endozoicomonas montiporae CL-33 DNA encoding:
- a CDS encoding helix-turn-helix domain-containing protein; this translates as MKKTDRKAIKKEIAPAALSSEEAALYLGLSKCDLDQSRISGDLSGLIPPRFIRIGRRVRYRMSDLEQWLNSHDNFTTLAEESSS
- a CDS encoding site-specific integrase — encoded protein: MAKKKLTETVVKNLKDDELWDTDVRGFHVRLRASGKFFYYSYRVKSTGQKRKASIGRYGDLTVVQAREVAQSMAGEVALGKDPIAEKEAARIEVARSKNATLEIFLDGEYKEVTSKKTANDVIPTVKNHFSEYLEKDMSEITAWKIEKWKKAYKGEAAGCNRILESLRGVLTKAVKAGLLTKHPLEGVKGNKVDKKKKVRYLSAEEEIRLRKALGDREQELRAKRTRYNKWLLQRRKPLKPDLTKLKFADYLKPMTLVTLHTGIRRGEVFNLKVRDVDFSARVLTVAGGGAKSGESRHIPLNKEAYSVLKQWVEQNKLERGDLVFANPNTGKRFDNIKNAWKSLMESADLENFRFHDLRHTFGTRLAQRGVDLETLRDLMGHSDIKTTQIYLHTSNQLKVDAVAKLEQMAFQDEDSSAKVVKLS
- a CDS encoding VOC family protein, with product MIGIGQFCINVSDLEQSVTFYTQVLGLKVEHRIELPGLTEAVLVGDDGAARIQLAQQLEQDAPIEHSNGFWKLYLNTDDSDTPRPSLRFGRGFLNRSKNLPASTRLP
- a CDS encoding RNA-guided endonuclease InsQ/TnpB family protein, translating into MKTKRAYKERFYPTPEQEQLLAQSFGCARFVYNNTLRFRTDAYYKDGSSVSHSQVEKRLVSLKAEFPFLKDVSSVILQQTLRDQQEAFKNFWAGRTKYPKFKKRNARQSIRLTKAAFSVKDGQLFIAKSKESLNIRWSRELPSEPSSITISKDRAGRYFVSMLCEFEAKPMPISKNTVGIDLGLIDLFITSNGEKSGNPRHTKRYERKLAYLQRELTKKQKGSSNRAKAKLKVARLHAKIADCRMDATHKASRKLINENQVVCVENLAVKNMIKNPKLAKHIADANWGEFVRQLQYKAEWADRTVSEIDRFFPSSKRCSSCGFVNESLPLSIREWDCPECKTHHDRDINAAQNIKTAGLAGLACGATGTGIAA